Proteins from a genomic interval of Methanococcoides sp. AM1:
- a CDS encoding ATPase domain-containing protein, whose amino-acid sequence MSSIRSFEISRDEFNGKLGGGFPKGSLIVIEGGSGGGKSTICQRITYGMIEEDTSVTFISTQLTTKGYINQMYSLDYPIAPHLLKGRLLYIPVIPLMQSAKSRIDFIERLMGAEELFEKDVIVIDTISALIKYSANAEKSLDLISFFKKLNGMGKVIILTIEPSELGEELASMFRSSCDIYMTLRSKAMGAEVKRTVVVNKFTGAKGPVGQMIGFRIEPKVGLVVEIASVS is encoded by the coding sequence ATGTCATCAATTCGTTCTTTTGAAATTTCCAGAGATGAGTTCAATGGAAAACTTGGAGGAGGATTCCCAAAGGGCTCCCTCATCGTGATCGAAGGAGGTAGCGGAGGAGGTAAAAGCACCATATGCCAGCGAATCACCTATGGCATGATCGAGGAAGATACAAGTGTTACCTTTATCTCCACACAACTCACAACAAAGGGATATATCAACCAGATGTACTCACTTGACTATCCGATCGCACCACATCTGCTGAAAGGGAGACTGCTCTATATTCCGGTAATACCACTTATGCAATCTGCAAAGTCAAGGATCGATTTCATTGAAAGGTTAATGGGTGCAGAAGAATTATTCGAGAAGGATGTCATAGTAATAGACACAATATCTGCCCTCATAAAATACAGCGCAAACGCTGAAAAAAGCCTGGACCTGATATCGTTCTTCAAGAAACTGAACGGAATGGGAAAAGTAATAATCCTCACCATCGAACCCAGTGAGCTGGGTGAGGAACTGGCATCTATGTTCCGCTCGTCCTGTGATATTTATATGACACTTCGTTCAAAAGCAATGGGTGCTGAAGTAAAACGTACAGTTGTAGTGAATAAGTTCACCGGAGCAAAAGGTCCTGTGGGACAGATGATCGGCTTCAGGATCGAACCAAAAGTAGGACTTGTCGTCGAAATTGCATCCGTTTCATAA
- a CDS encoding oligosaccharyl transferase, archaeosortase A system-associated, translating to MTGENKKTQIIKSLPYIAGVLISFLIALYIRTIPKASVFLSNGFVRFGGNDPWYHLRNVESIVHNFPNILWFDAYTQYPSGTVQIFAPLFDLVLSAIIWILGSGNPSQDLIYKVCAYYPAFLGAIVVIPTYFVAKWLFDRRVGLLAALLIAIAPGQFLSRSILGFNDHHIAETLLTTIVAMFMIMALKVGREHPITFESISNRNFDSLRSTLPYFILAGVSLGAYSLAWYGAIFFSFILGIYITVQHVIDHMHNRSTDHLAVGGVILFGIALLMVLMVPNLSSKGLLIKGLFAGIIAFPLFTLISIELNKRNLKKYYYPLSIALLSIVGIGLAKIFSPSTYGLISSLASYFTRTGGGLTIAEASPLLSVGGQFSLAPFWSNFTTLGYISLIAIIYLGYEAYKKNNTPERTFLLVWTFMIIWAMLQQNRFAYYYSVNAAILSAFVGIKILELAGWKDLLEDLKLKDKFDIKNIKIWHLLSVLVIILVFMYPSYNMSMQQSQYTGGPNGYWIESTMWLNSNTPDPGLDYYESYDIPAEGESYQYPDTAYGVMSWWDYGHWIEVIGHRIPNANPFQQGVGGRRNSIEEENKPGASTFFTAQSEEEATAVLEAVHPDPEKAGARYIVSDVEMATGKFYAMSAWTLDTADYYISVQTDMGMQTVPGPRYFNSMESRLHIFDARGLKQYRMVHESPVGNSAETGYKNVYNALFEGNLALENTGYVKIFEYAEGAQVVGEAPEGEDVTISVTILTNIGRTFVYSQSTVSDGTYSFTVPYSTQGPIEGETQFDTMPVGPYKVTYVDVVEEVNVSERDVLDGNMIEV from the coding sequence ATGACTGGTGAAAACAAAAAAACCCAAATTATTAAATCCTTACCTTATATTGCAGGGGTGCTTATCTCATTCCTGATAGCATTATATATCAGAACTATACCCAAAGCAAGCGTATTTCTATCAAATGGATTTGTACGCTTTGGTGGCAACGATCCCTGGTATCACTTGCGGAACGTAGAATCCATTGTGCATAATTTCCCGAATATTCTATGGTTTGATGCTTACACACAATATCCTAGTGGTACAGTTCAAATCTTTGCACCCTTGTTCGATCTGGTCCTCTCTGCAATCATCTGGATTCTCGGATCTGGAAACCCAAGTCAAGATCTGATCTACAAAGTTTGTGCATATTACCCTGCATTTCTGGGTGCAATAGTAGTAATCCCAACATACTTCGTAGCTAAGTGGTTGTTTGATCGCAGGGTCGGTTTGCTTGCAGCTTTATTAATAGCAATTGCACCGGGGCAGTTTCTCTCAAGGTCTATACTGGGGTTCAATGATCACCACATCGCTGAGACCCTGCTCACCACTATTGTAGCTATGTTCATGATAATGGCATTGAAGGTTGGCCGTGAACATCCGATTACCTTTGAAAGCATCAGTAACAGGAACTTTGATTCATTAAGATCTACCCTCCCGTACTTTATACTTGCAGGAGTTTCACTTGGTGCTTATTCACTCGCATGGTATGGGGCAATATTCTTCAGTTTTATACTTGGTATCTACATCACAGTGCAGCATGTAATAGATCACATGCACAACCGCTCGACCGATCATCTGGCAGTCGGAGGCGTGATACTATTTGGTATTGCCTTACTAATGGTACTCATGGTGCCTAACCTTTCCTCCAAAGGCCTCTTGATAAAAGGTCTCTTCGCAGGAATCATAGCATTCCCTCTCTTCACCCTCATCTCCATTGAGTTAAATAAACGAAATCTTAAAAAATACTACTATCCACTTTCAATAGCATTATTATCCATCGTAGGGATCGGGCTTGCAAAAATATTCTCTCCATCAACTTACGGATTAATATCAAGTTTAGCAAGTTACTTCACACGAACCGGAGGCGGCCTCACCATAGCCGAAGCATCCCCATTACTCTCCGTAGGCGGTCAGTTCTCCCTCGCTCCCTTCTGGAGCAACTTCACAACCCTCGGATATATCTCCCTCATTGCAATAATCTACCTCGGTTACGAGGCATACAAGAAGAACAATACTCCTGAAAGAACCTTCTTGCTGGTCTGGACCTTCATGATCATCTGGGCAATGCTCCAGCAGAACCGTTTCGCATACTATTATTCAGTGAACGCTGCAATTCTGTCTGCCTTCGTTGGTATCAAGATCCTGGAGCTTGCGGGCTGGAAAGACCTTCTTGAGGATCTCAAATTAAAGGACAAGTTTGATATTAAAAACATCAAGATATGGCATTTGCTCTCAGTTCTGGTGATCATACTGGTCTTCATGTATCCAAGTTACAACATGTCAATGCAACAGTCCCAGTACACAGGTGGTCCTAACGGCTACTGGATCGAATCTACCATGTGGCTGAATTCCAACACTCCTGATCCGGGATTGGACTATTACGAGAGCTATGATATTCCTGCAGAAGGTGAAAGTTACCAGTACCCTGACACTGCGTACGGTGTGATGTCCTGGTGGGACTATGGCCACTGGATAGAAGTGATCGGACACCGTATTCCAAATGCCAATCCGTTCCAGCAGGGAGTCGGAGGTCGCAGAAACAGCATTGAGGAAGAGAACAAGCCCGGTGCATCAACATTCTTCACAGCCCAATCCGAAGAAGAAGCTACGGCAGTTCTTGAGGCAGTACACCCTGACCCGGAGAAGGCCGGTGCAAGATACATCGTCTCTGATGTGGAGATGGCAACAGGTAAGTTCTATGCAATGAGTGCATGGACCCTTGATACGGCTGACTATTACATTTCTGTACAAACAGATATGGGAATGCAGACAGTGCCTGGTCCAAGGTATTTCAATTCCATGGAATCACGTCTACATATCTTTGATGCAAGGGGATTGAAACAGTATCGTATGGTACACGAATCTCCTGTTGGCAATTCTGCAGAGACTGGTTACAAGAATGTTTACAATGCGCTCTTTGAAGGCAATCTCGCTCTGGAAAACACCGGATATGTCAAGATATTCGAGTATGCTGAGGGCGCACAGGTCGTTGGTGAAGCACCTGAAGGCGAGGATGTGACCATTTCGGTAACCATACTGACCAACATTGGAAGGACCTTCGTATATTCCCAGTCAACCGTTTCGGATGGAACATATTCATTTACGGTGCCATATTCCACTCAAGGGCCAATTGAAGGGGAGACACAATTCGATACTATGCCGGTTGGACCTTACAAGGTAACCTATGTTGACGTTGTGGAAGAAGTAAATGTCAGTGAAAGGGATGTACTGGATGGGAATATGATAGAGGTATAA
- a CDS encoding FlaD/FlaE family flagellar protein, with translation MAGFSNKLKNLTKGILRKKGSNGQEGSPFDSQASPFDSPQSPFAAGPPDFGDATNSPGGTTSGSPAGPSFGAASSFPSPPGAGGPGGESPKETESVDNKQVSENAEKIKALETKLSKVDTAISTVQRESQSVKTTVEKIDQSVLELLSLYELVSNQVNPFVGDELGGRATIERFDKAEKRIAEVADFVMMLQNEVEGLSQSMQMPGLPAEAESKIEDITTKMDVFADSLVTLQESVTEISYQVRDAYERQKQLDMDIVDIAQTTSTFAGRIGELEKIDLSELQEKVEQAILKRSQATNGELSNQTDEYGEPIREGKQAGEKAPIVRLESIKKNPMSVVVLLNWIEFLMERVGRNNLMDALDYYVDIGWISEEVRSEIMAYARGIDYYVEKPTWRLLPEDHTKSLLFIERLCGRKIDRNMLSMVDREMAKVKHGLEELYGI, from the coding sequence AATCTTACAAAGGGAATTCTTCGAAAAAAAGGGAGCAACGGACAGGAAGGTTCACCTTTCGATTCACAAGCGTCTCCATTTGATTCGCCACAATCCCCTTTTGCAGCAGGCCCCCCTGATTTTGGTGATGCCACTAATTCTCCCGGAGGGACTACTTCGGGATCACCTGCAGGTCCGTCTTTTGGAGCTGCATCCTCATTTCCGTCCCCACCAGGTGCTGGCGGACCGGGTGGAGAAAGCCCCAAGGAAACTGAATCTGTTGACAATAAACAGGTCAGCGAGAATGCCGAAAAGATCAAAGCGCTTGAGACCAAGCTCTCAAAAGTAGACACGGCGATCTCTACAGTACAGAGAGAAAGCCAGAGTGTGAAAACAACAGTCGAAAAGATAGACCAGAGCGTACTGGAACTACTTTCTCTTTACGAGCTGGTTTCGAATCAGGTAAATCCTTTTGTTGGAGATGAGCTTGGAGGTCGTGCCACTATTGAACGGTTTGACAAAGCTGAAAAAAGGATAGCTGAAGTTGCAGATTTTGTAATGATGCTCCAGAACGAAGTAGAAGGACTTAGCCAGAGCATGCAGATGCCAGGACTTCCTGCTGAAGCAGAATCAAAAATCGAGGATATAACTACAAAAATGGACGTTTTTGCAGATTCTCTCGTCACACTTCAGGAAAGCGTTACGGAGATCTCCTACCAGGTCAGGGATGCATATGAACGACAAAAGCAACTTGACATGGACATCGTGGATATTGCACAAACAACAAGCACCTTTGCAGGCAGGATAGGTGAACTTGAGAAGATCGACCTTTCCGAACTACAGGAAAAAGTGGAACAGGCAATTCTAAAAAGATCGCAGGCGACCAATGGTGAGCTTTCAAACCAGACCGATGAATACGGGGAACCGATCCGTGAAGGAAAGCAAGCAGGCGAGAAAGCACCTATAGTGCGTCTGGAATCCATTAAGAAGAACCCTATGAGTGTCGTGGTCCTGCTGAACTGGATCGAATTCCTGATGGAACGCGTCGGCAGAAACAACCTCATGGATGCTCTTGATTATTATGTTGATATTGGCTGGATAAGTGAAGAGGTCAGATCAGAGATCATGGCCTATGCCAGAGGAATAGACTACTATGTGGAAAAACCCACATGGAGGCTTTTACCGGAAGACCACACAAAATCACTCCTATTCATCGAAAGGCTTTGCGGACGCAAGATCGACAGGAACATGCTCAGCATGGTCGACAGGGAAATGGCAAAAGTGAAGCATGGCCTGGAGGAACTTTATGGGATTTGA
- a CDS encoding isocitrate/isopropylmalate family dehydrogenase: MRVAVVEGDGIGKEVIPAAVEVLDAFGLPLEKVPLELGYGKWEKCGVAIDDNDLDVLKSCDCVLFGAITTPADPNYKSVLLTIRKELDMYANIRPIKPLPGVTGVTGKSDFDFVIVRENTEGMYSSIEEIHDDVAYTKRVVSRKGSERIAKSACRLAKERRNDLTIVHKSNVLKSDTLFLNVCREAARSEGVEYRDMLVDAMAYSLMSYPERYDVVVTTNLFGDILSDMSAALVGSLGLAPSANIGDKYAFFEPVHGSGPDIAGKGIANPIAAILSMKMMLEWMGYQREAEIVEDAVGKSILEEIMTPDLGGNASTIEVGRAIAGYVKNMLDS; encoded by the coding sequence ATGAGAGTTGCAGTAGTTGAAGGTGATGGCATCGGCAAGGAGGTCATTCCTGCAGCTGTAGAGGTTCTTGATGCATTTGGTCTTCCCCTCGAAAAGGTTCCGCTTGAGCTGGGATATGGCAAGTGGGAGAAATGCGGGGTAGCCATCGATGATAATGACCTTGATGTGTTGAAAAGCTGCGATTGTGTTCTTTTTGGAGCGATCACCACACCAGCCGATCCCAATTACAAGAGTGTTCTTCTGACAATACGCAAAGAGCTTGACATGTATGCGAATATTCGTCCGATCAAACCTCTTCCCGGTGTTACAGGTGTGACCGGGAAAAGTGATTTCGATTTTGTGATCGTGAGGGAAAATACCGAAGGCATGTATTCATCCATAGAGGAGATACATGATGATGTGGCATATACGAAAAGGGTTGTGTCCCGAAAAGGTTCAGAGAGAATTGCAAAGAGTGCCTGCAGGCTGGCTAAAGAGCGTCGAAATGATCTCACGATCGTTCATAAATCCAATGTGCTAAAGTCAGATACTTTATTCCTGAATGTCTGCCGTGAGGCCGCAAGATCAGAAGGTGTGGAGTATAGGGATATGCTGGTGGATGCCATGGCCTACAGCCTTATGAGCTATCCTGAAAGGTATGATGTTGTGGTCACAACCAATCTATTTGGTGATATACTGAGTGACATGTCAGCAGCACTTGTAGGCAGTCTGGGGCTTGCTCCCAGTGCAAATATTGGTGATAAGTATGCTTTCTTTGAGCCGGTACATGGAAGTGGTCCTGATATTGCAGGTAAAGGCATTGCAAACCCGATAGCAGCTATCCTGAGTATGAAGATGATGCTGGAATGGATGGGCTACCAGAGAGAAGCAGAGATCGTTGAAGATGCCGTAGGTAAGAGTATACTCGAAGAGATAATGACTCCCGACCTTGGTGGGAATGCCAGTACCATTGAGGTTGGCAGGGCAATTGCAGGGTATGTTAAGAATATGCTGGATAGCTGA
- a CDS encoding 3-isopropylmalate dehydratase, translated as MESKIKGKAWIFGDDIDTDVIIPGKYLRTTDMQVFADHAMEGIDPDFSKKIERGDVVVGGNNFGCGSSREQAALALKYAGVSCVVAKSFGRIFFRNSINVGLPLMEADIECKKGDIVEVDLLEGNVSVNGKHFKGNKLPDFLLEILTDGGLVEHRKALQEQNK; from the coding sequence TTGGAAAGTAAGATCAAAGGAAAGGCATGGATTTTTGGCGATGATATCGACACGGATGTTATCATTCCGGGAAAATATCTCAGGACCACTGATATGCAGGTATTTGCTGATCATGCAATGGAAGGCATTGACCCTGATTTTTCTAAAAAGATTGAGAGGGGAGACGTTGTGGTTGGCGGGAACAATTTCGGCTGTGGTTCCTCAAGGGAGCAGGCAGCTCTTGCCCTTAAGTATGCAGGGGTTTCATGTGTCGTCGCAAAGTCGTTCGGTCGCATCTTTTTCCGTAATTCTATCAATGTCGGACTTCCTTTAATGGAAGCTGATATTGAATGTAAGAAAGGTGATATTGTTGAAGTTGACCTGCTTGAAGGAAATGTCAGCGTCAACGGGAAACATTTCAAGGGCAACAAACTTCCGGATTTCCTGCTTGAGATCCTCACAGACGGCGGCCTTGTTGAGCATCGCAAGGCTTTACAAGAACAGAACAAATAA
- the galU gene encoding UTP--glucose-1-phosphate uridylyltransferase GalU, with amino-acid sequence MDIKKAVIPAAGLGTRFLPVTKSMPKEMLPIIDKPVIHYVVEEAIAAGIDDIIFVTGRSKRSIEDYFDDSPELEMHLKEQHKDALLKMVEDISSMVDIHYIRQKEPRGLGDAIMTARKHVSGDPFAVLLGDDIIVNHTPCIRQLIDVFQKYRCSTIAVEEVPREKVSSYGIIKGRPVEESLCILEDIVEKPSIEEAPSNIGAIGRYVFTPEIFDCIRDAGKGVGGEIQLTDGIRMLNDMQKVYAYKFAGKRYDTGDKLGYVQAIIDFALCSDDFGPQVRDYLKTIQDL; translated from the coding sequence ATGGATATTAAAAAAGCTGTAATTCCCGCTGCAGGGCTTGGGACCCGGTTCCTGCCGGTGACCAAGTCCATGCCAAAAGAAATGCTTCCGATAATCGACAAGCCGGTAATCCATTATGTTGTGGAGGAGGCCATTGCAGCGGGTATCGATGATATTATCTTTGTCACAGGAAGGAGCAAGCGTTCTATCGAGGACTATTTTGATGATTCCCCTGAACTGGAGATGCACCTTAAAGAGCAACACAAGGATGCGCTTCTGAAAATGGTGGAGGATATCTCTTCCATGGTGGATATTCACTACATAAGGCAGAAGGAACCAAGAGGGCTCGGGGATGCCATCATGACTGCCAGGAAACATGTCAGTGGAGATCCTTTCGCAGTCCTCCTTGGTGATGATATCATTGTTAACCATACACCCTGTATCCGCCAGCTAATCGATGTGTTCCAAAAATACAGATGTTCTACCATTGCAGTTGAAGAGGTCCCGCGGGAGAAGGTCAGCAGTTATGGTATCATAAAGGGCAGGCCCGTGGAAGAGTCACTATGCATCCTTGAGGACATTGTGGAAAAGCCTTCTATTGAAGAAGCTCCATCGAACATCGGTGCCATAGGAAGGTATGTGTTCACTCCTGAGATATTCGATTGCATCAGGGATGCCGGGAAGGGTGTTGGCGGTGAGATCCAGCTTACCGACGGTATTCGTATGCTCAACGATATGCAGAAAGTATATGCCTACAAGTTTGCAGGTAAACGATATGATACCGGCGACAAGCTCGGATATGTCCAGGCAATTATTGATTTTGCACTTTGCAGTGATGATTTCGGTCCTCAGGTAAGGGATTACCTTAAGACAATTCAGGACCTGTGA
- a CDS encoding flagellin has translation MAFLKRSDNSSFIKDRKAETAITHMIFFIAAILIAMTVIVVMTSNVQSLTGATASSSKVLSEQIKTDITIISDPEIIPYNSTSKEYTFYAKNTGRTDLDTEYLDVFIDGLYVDQENLEMDFFDQDVLWRPGDTLEINMKVTTEMTEGDHRILIAAENGKSDSMDFRI, from the coding sequence ATGGCATTCCTAAAAAGATCAGATAACTCCAGCTTTATCAAAGACAGGAAGGCTGAGACTGCAATTACACACATGATATTTTTCATAGCTGCCATCCTTATAGCTATGACAGTCATCGTAGTCATGACTTCCAATGTCCAGTCACTTACAGGTGCTACTGCATCAAGTAGCAAGGTTCTGTCAGAACAGATAAAGACAGATATAACCATCATCAGTGATCCGGAGATCATACCATACAACAGCACCTCAAAAGAGTATACATTCTATGCTAAGAACACTGGCAGGACTGATCTGGATACCGAATACCTTGATGTATTCATAGACGGCCTGTATGTTGATCAGGAAAACCTTGAAATGGACTTTTTTGACCAGGATGTACTCTGGCGACCCGGAGATACCCTAGAGATCAATATGAAAGTCACAACTGAGATGACAGAAGGCGATCACAGGATATTGATAGCTGCGGAAAACGGAAAATCCGACTCAATGGATTTCAGAATATAA
- the flaJ gene encoding archaellar assembly protein FlaJ, whose translation MDFQKAFIALEMEPKAYAKKIALPVVSFGFIFSILIYVLLPDLFTGSTQIIPALIPVICIFFAFYYPFTALGSKAAQIDNNMHYYITQMGAISTAETPRLDIIKIVSKNESYKFLAKESEKIYNLVTVWNMSLSDACRFASKRTPSVLYEDFLDRFAHGLQSGEDIKSFLAAEQNVVMNEYESMYNGALYAIEVIKELFVSLIMALIFLASFAVIMPILTGMDAVVLMSIVVVVFVATDIVMISFTKSKVPKDPIWQQTKITTKAKTKLYQSIPIALVGCVIVAIAVILYGKLELPIAVAAVMTPLVYIGHTAKKIEKDIKRKDENYPSFIRSLGSSAGARGGLIDEALKSLRIHDFGPLTKDVNDLFKRINTRVDKTKSWNFFSANTGSNLIQRFSAMFVEATNLGGQPEVIGDMIATNFHRIVNLRKKRYQSASSLVGVLYGLTAGIGFTLYISLGVVGLMQDMFTTISMPEGMGMGMILSTEIGNLELLSAMVLFIMISHSLMSALLIRFVDGGHILSSTTDFVIMSWISAFSAVFTTSGVASLLGTT comes from the coding sequence ATGGACTTTCAAAAGGCATTCATCGCACTTGAAATGGAACCAAAGGCTTATGCAAAAAAGATAGCTTTGCCAGTGGTGTCTTTTGGATTTATTTTCTCGATCCTCATCTATGTGTTGTTGCCGGACCTATTCACCGGAAGCACACAGATAATACCTGCACTAATTCCAGTGATATGTATCTTTTTTGCATTTTACTACCCATTCACAGCGCTTGGAAGCAAAGCTGCACAGATTGATAACAACATGCACTATTACATCACACAGATGGGTGCGATATCTACAGCAGAGACCCCAAGACTAGATATCATAAAGATAGTTTCCAAGAATGAGAGTTACAAGTTCCTTGCAAAAGAAAGTGAAAAGATATACAACCTTGTCACAGTATGGAACATGAGCCTTTCCGATGCATGCAGATTCGCATCAAAGAGGACACCATCTGTACTTTATGAGGACTTCCTGGACAGGTTTGCACATGGCCTCCAGTCCGGAGAGGATATCAAGTCATTCCTTGCAGCAGAACAGAATGTCGTTATGAACGAGTACGAATCAATGTACAACGGTGCACTCTATGCAATAGAGGTTATCAAGGAACTGTTCGTCTCCCTTATTATGGCATTGATATTCCTTGCATCTTTTGCAGTGATCATGCCCATACTGACCGGGATGGATGCGGTCGTGCTAATGTCCATAGTTGTTGTTGTTTTCGTGGCAACTGATATAGTGATGATCAGTTTTACAAAATCAAAGGTCCCGAAGGACCCTATCTGGCAACAGACAAAGATAACGACAAAGGCCAAGACCAAATTATACCAATCCATACCTATCGCACTTGTAGGTTGTGTCATCGTCGCTATAGCAGTCATACTATACGGAAAACTTGAGCTGCCCATTGCCGTTGCAGCAGTAATGACACCACTGGTCTACATTGGCCATACTGCAAAGAAGATCGAAAAGGATATCAAGCGTAAGGATGAGAACTACCCCTCATTTATACGATCTCTTGGAAGTTCTGCAGGCGCAAGAGGAGGACTTATCGATGAGGCACTTAAATCATTGCGTATACATGACTTTGGCCCGCTTACCAAAGATGTCAATGACCTTTTCAAGAGAATAAATACCCGTGTGGACAAAACTAAATCATGGAACTTCTTTTCAGCCAACACAGGAAGCAATCTCATACAGCGCTTTAGCGCCATGTTCGTTGAAGCAACCAATCTGGGAGGACAACCGGAAGTTATCGGTGACATGATCGCTACGAACTTCCACCGCATCGTTAACCTGAGAAAGAAGAGATACCAGTCCGCATCCAGTCTTGTGGGAGTTCTATACGGACTTACAGCAGGTATCGGTTTTACCCTTTACATTTCACTCGGGGTTGTTGGTTTGATGCAGGACATGTTCACGACCATTTCGATGCCGGAAGGTATGGGTATGGGAATGATCCTGAGCACAGAAATAGGTAATCTGGAACTTCTGTCGGCCATGGTATTGTTCATCATGATATCACATTCGCTTATGTCAGCCCTGCTTATACGATTTGTTGATGGTGGACATATCCTCAGTTCAACGACCGATTTTGTGATCATGTCATGGATATCAGCCTTCAGTGCAGTGTTCACGACATCCGGTGTGGCATCCCTACTTGGAACTACGTGA
- a CDS encoding type II/IV secretion system ATPase subunit, which translates to MEAEYQKALQRNPHLGVYIQDFVKRTGNNPEFVTSLSKDIQDDEYINLILPVGDPVFIHLYGTAEMGEIGYYTIEPPLNDLEKAKYDAIMDLILERSANEPVPKNEDKLKELISKLLNEAVEIGAGGQIATNEKVNIIEKLIPKQKTIPVTQHEFNNLQYHIERNIIGSGPIEPIIRDPHLEDIHSIGVAGVFIVHKILGMMRTDLSFGNEEGLDHWLRSMSERIGRPVSDARPIADGALPDGSRINIIYSLDVSKRGSSFTMRKFSEVPVSIIELIMWGAISCEMAAYMWMCLENGMSVFFSGETASGKTTMLNACLAFVNPKSKMFTAEDTAEVQPPQPVWQQLITREDGPPDSRVDTFALLKAALRSRPNYIIVGEIRGAEGAVAFQGMQTGHPVMATFHASAVTKMIQRLTGDPINVPVTFIDNLNVAMILQAVYRKGKFLRRCLAIEEIEGYYEDAGGVVTRAVFQWDPDTDTHNFRGLNNSFILENKIATKLGYEDKRQIYSDLMLRARILEEMKERGIKDYYDVLEIIINFYKYGVEGLPFAI; encoded by the coding sequence GTGGAAGCTGAGTATCAAAAAGCATTACAAAGAAACCCCCATCTGGGAGTATATATACAGGACTTTGTAAAAAGGACAGGCAATAACCCTGAATTCGTGACCAGCCTCTCAAAAGATATACAGGACGATGAATACATCAACCTGATACTCCCTGTGGGAGACCCTGTTTTCATTCACCTTTATGGGACCGCTGAAATGGGGGAGATCGGATACTATACAATAGAACCTCCTCTTAATGATCTCGAAAAAGCGAAGTATGATGCTATAATGGACCTGATCCTTGAAAGGTCTGCAAATGAGCCTGTACCAAAGAACGAAGATAAATTGAAGGAACTCATTTCAAAGCTTTTGAACGAAGCAGTTGAGATTGGTGCCGGCGGTCAGATCGCCACTAATGAAAAGGTAAATATAATCGAAAAACTGATCCCGAAACAAAAGACAATTCCGGTCACCCAGCACGAGTTCAACAATCTTCAGTATCATATTGAGAGAAATATCATTGGATCCGGACCTATAGAACCAATAATAAGGGACCCCCACCTTGAGGATATACACAGTATCGGCGTAGCCGGGGTCTTTATCGTTCACAAGATACTGGGCATGATGCGAACAGATCTTTCATTTGGAAATGAAGAAGGTCTTGACCACTGGCTCAGAAGTATGAGTGAAAGGATCGGCAGACCTGTAAGTGATGCCAGGCCTATCGCCGACGGTGCACTTCCTGACGGGTCCCGTATCAATATTATTTACAGTCTTGATGTCAGTAAACGTGGAAGCAGTTTCACTATGCGTAAGTTCAGTGAGGTTCCGGTAAGTATTATCGAACTTATCATGTGGGGAGCTATCAGTTGTGAGATGGCCGCATACATGTGGATGTGCCTTGAGAACGGTATGAGTGTCTTCTTCAGTGGAGAAACTGCAAGTGGTAAGACCACCATGCTAAACGCATGCCTTGCTTTTGTTAACCCGAAGTCCAAGATGTTCACCGCAGAAGATACCGCAGAGGTGCAGCCACCCCAGCCAGTCTGGCAACAGTTGATCACCCGTGAAGACGGACCACCTGACTCAAGGGTCGACACTTTCGCACTCCTGAAAGCAGCTCTCAGATCCAGGCCGAACTACATCATAGTTGGTGAGATACGTGGTGCAGAAGGAGCTGTAGCGTTTCAGGGAATGCAGACAGGTCACCCTGTAATGGCAACTTTCCACGCATCTGCTGTCACAAAGATGATACAGCGTCTTACCGGTGACCCGATCAACGTCCCGGTCACTTTCATTGACAACCTCAATGTCGCAATGATATTGCAGGCAGTATATCGAAAAGGGAAGTTCCTCAGGCGTTGCCTTGCTATTGAAGAGATTGAAGGATACTATGAAGATGCAGGCGGAGTCGTTACAAGAGCCGTCTTCCAGTGGGACCCGGATACTGACACTCATAATTTCAGAGGTCTTAATAATAGCTTCATCCTTGAGAACAAGATCGCGACAAAGCTGGGATATGAGGACAAGAGGCAGATATACAGCGACCTGATGTTGCGGGCAAGGATACTGGAAGAAATGAAAGAAAGAGGAATCAAGGACTACTACGATGTTCTTGAGATCATTATCAACTTCTACAAGTATGGTGTTGAAGGACTTCCTTTCGCAATATGA